The DNA window CGACCCAACCGATGAGCGACTCCATCACGATTTTCGACACCACCCTGCGCGACGGCGAGCAGGCGCCCGGCGCGTCTATGACTGTCCCCGAAAAGGTCCACATTGCCCATAAGCTCGCGGACTTGAATGTGGACGTGATTGAGGCCGGCTTCCCCATCTCGTCGCCCGCCCAGACCGAGGCGGTGACCCGCATCGCGACGGAGGTGGACGGCCCCGTGACCTGTGCCCTCGCCCGCACCAAGGAGGACGACATCGACGCCGCCGGCGAGGCCCTGGCGGACGGGACCGACACGCGCCTCCACACCTTCATCGCCACGAGCGACGTTCACATCGAGGCGAAGTTCGACAAGCTCGGCAACACGATGGCCGAGAAGCGGGAGGCGATCATCCAGCGCGCGGTCCGTGCCATCGAGCAGGCCCTCACCTACACGGACAACGTGGAGTTCAGCGCCGAGGACGCCGGGCGCACCGATCCGGAATTTCTCTGCGAGGTCGTCCAGGCGGCGGCCGAGGCCGGGGCGACGACCATCAACATTCCCGATACGACCGGCTACTGTGCTCCGTCGGAGTACACGGACCTTCTGGAGACGGTGGTCGACTGTCTTCCCGATCCCGACGCGGTCACCCTTTCCACCCACTGCCACGACGACCTCGGCCTCGCGACGGCGAATACGCTGGCGGGCATCCGGGCGGGCGCCCGGCAGGTGGAGTGCACGATCAACGGCATCGGCGAGCGCGCCGGCAACGCCGCGCTGGAGGAGATCGTCATGGCACTGACCGTGCGGGCGGACGCGTTCGACGTGACCGCGGACGTCCACACCGAGCACCTGACGCCGACCAGCCAGACGGTCTCGGCAGCCACGGGCTTCCCGGTGCAGCCCAACAAGGCGATCGTGGGCAGCAACGCGTTCAGCCACGAGGCCGGCATTCATCAGCACGGTGT is part of the Salinibacter ruber DSM 13855 genome and encodes:
- a CDS encoding 2-isopropylmalate synthase, whose translation is MSDSITIFDTTLRDGEQAPGASMTVPEKVHIAHKLADLNVDVIEAGFPISSPAQTEAVTRIATEVDGPVTCALARTKEDDIDAAGEALADGTDTRLHTFIATSDVHIEAKFDKLGNTMAEKREAIIQRAVRAIEQALTYTDNVEFSAEDAGRTDPEFLCEVVQAAAEAGATTINIPDTTGYCAPSEYTDLLETVVDCLPDPDAVTLSTHCHDDLGLATANTLAGIRAGARQVECTINGIGERAGNAALEEIVMALTVRADAFDVTADVHTEHLTPTSQTVSAATGFPVQPNKAIVGSNAFSHEAGIHQHGVLEERTTYEIMSATDVGQDAEQIRLGRHSGRHGLFNRLEAMGYAVPEGHRDALYDRFLDLADRKKEVFEEDLEQMMNDFGGDAVAAATGLPDNGVALNGGTPAYRLDQFSVHLSSDDEAKVSVRLQRDDGSAREEQATGEGPVDALYRALDHAVDAPHTLVDYSIRSISEGADAQGEVEVTIRYGENQFAGTARNTDVIRASAEAYVDALNRLVAAQEHAESVEFVQNGIMHTYGE